The genomic region tgagaAGAATTTCGCAATTATCTTGGACCCCCTCGTATTGAATGCTCCGTTCTCCTACGCTTGAGTCCTCCCGCGCGCCTCTCGGGAGAAAACCCTCCTCCCACAGCCCTGCAAGGTCGGCCCCCGGAGCCGCCCCTTTGCAGCCTCCCCTTTGCAGGCGGGCGCCGCTCTAGGCGTCTCGTCTCGATGGTGAGGCCGCCCGGGCAGCTTCCGGCTCGTGTCTGGGGCGCTGCAGCTGAGCGGGGAGGGCTGCGCGCGCCGCTCCTGCCCGGGCGGGGTACACTGCCTCTGGCCAGGGAGGCTCTACGGCCGGGGGTCCAAGGAGGGACCGGATTCATCCGCCTCGCCTCCACTGGGCCCTcgcaacagccctgcgaggtaggccaggcagAGAGGGTGAGTCTGACTGGGCCAGGGGCCCTTCCCTGCCGGGGGCGggtgggattcgaacctggggctccctccttctttccctccctgcctgctgtgctttgcagctgctgctgcttccctgcgCTCCTGGCCGCCTCCCCTGTGGCTGCTGCGTGTCCTGCGAAAGAGAAACCCCTGCTTTGCCGTCGTCGAAAGTCCCGACTCAGCCGGCAGCTGCCCTGGATCCCAGGCTGGCAGCAAGTCCCAGAAGAGGAATGTcaaggagggaagaggagggctgGAGCAGCTTCGGAGTACATCTGCATCTAGTGCACAGCAGAGGTGGCACTCTgtgggtccatggactacagtcaccatgagcccctgccagcacactggcagggactcgtggtaactgtagtccatggacctgcGGAGAGCCACCGTTATGCCACTCTTGCCTAGCGGAAGGTTTGCTGGAATGGAGCCCCCATCGCCTGTTTTAGGATGCCCTTGCATCAGATGTTCAAACTTTCAAAGAACAAAAAAgttttctgtttagaaaagagGCGGACGTGGAGGGAAGCAATCGAGGTTTATAAAATGGGGCATGTTGTGGAGAGAGCAGAGACtttgtctccctctccccaaagactCGAACTTGAGGGCATCCGATTAAGGTGATGGGCAGTCGGTTCAGGACGGACAAGAGGATATGATTCATTTGGGATGCAGTGTCCAGGTGTGGGAGTCGCAGTCCGAGAAGGATCTTGACAAGTTGGAGCGTTCGAACTGGGATGGTGGAGGGGTTGGGGTCCGTGCCTTGCGAGGAGATGCggggagaactgggcctgggtCGCTTGGAGAAGCAGGGAGGGATAGGAGAGCTGTGTTGGGCTGTGCTGAAGAGGGAGCCTGCTTGTTTACTGTAGCTCGAGAGACAAGGGCGAGGAGCaacgggttcaaattacaggaaaggagccTCCGCTTAAATatgaggaagcattttctgacggAGAGGGCTGTTGGAGGATGGAATCTGCAGCCTTGggagagtctccttcattggaagtttttaggaggagattggatgagcgccTGTCAGGGGTGGgtgatttttaaatccctgagaaggtgaggggctggactggatggcctcttgtggcctcttccagctctgtgtgtttCTGGTTCTTTATGCAGCAAGTTATtaaatgtggaattggctgccagaggatgccgtgatggccacaggaataaacagcttgaagaGGAGAAGGGATAGATTCATGGGGGAGAGGTCAGGACTAATCGCTATGGATACtaaaggaacctccatgttcagaggcagtcagcttcGAATCccagtgctgggaggcaacattgggggaaggcctcggcctctctgccgtggtattggccctccaggggaactggtcagctgctgtgtgagacacaATGAAGGActcttggtctgacccagcagggctctcccaggGTACTTAGgctgtcaccccaagggccaaaGGGCTGGGAAATGCAGGATGTGTacaagatgagctataattattTACATTTTACAGAGTCAGCCTTCATAACAGCTGTAACGGGTGGAGACTTCCCATTCATAGCTGTGCTAAATTCTCAGTAGATGATCCTGTGGGGGAAACAGGCAGATCCTGTGCGCCTgaagcacattttaaaacatgGCAAGCTTCTAATGCTTCATATTTCTGTTAAAAGTGAATGGGATCTGGGGAGACGGCTGTACTAGCTTGAATACCAAACCTGAATTTGGGAGTCCCAGGTTTGAGATTATGTTGGATGCACTATGGTAGCTAACAGGGTAATCTTTTGAAGGTTTACTCAGATGTAAAGCTCCCTGCTTTTCATTAACCGTTGGCCAGTGACTGACTCCCAACTAACCAAGGAGAAGATTGCATTCATTGTGTCTTGTATGATGATAGAATCATGGAGGAgaccacacaggtcatctagtccaaccccctgcacgatgcaggatcagcctaaagcatgttATTCAAATTAAGTTGAATACAATattgaatcatagattcatagagttggaagggggttggtaatctagtccaaccccctgcacaatgcaggaactcacaactgcctgcccacccacagtgaccccaatttcatgccccagtgatccgtccaccaaaaatctccaggatccagcctggcctggaggaaattcacctacccacagtggcaatcagcaattccctggggatgcaaggaaggggcacaatacacaaaccctggcacatcccttcctgcccacccagtgaagtaataaaatcagcatgtctgtcagataactatctagcctctgcttaaaaacttccaaaggagaatatTGTCTCTGGCTctgatgaaaataaaataatatttcttcttGTCACCTTAATAGTTGCTAAGTTTATTTCCTTATTcataattattaggaaaaggtttgttTCTAGCATGGCTGCGAAATcctcagtttggtgtcgtggttaggagtgcggacttctaatctggcaagccaggttcgattctgcgctcccccacatgcagccagctgggtgaccttgggctcgccacggcactgataaaactgttctgaccgggcagtgatatcagggctctctcagcctcacccaccccacagggtgtctgttgtggggagaggaacgggaaggcaactgtaagccgctttgagcctccttcgggtagagaaaagcggcatataagaaccaactcctcgttctccttcttctccttctcattgTAGCCTATGCAtaaatcttccattttattttatttcaccctGTGATAGTAACCTTTTAGCTATGTTTCATAACTTTTAACTGATTTCATTTTCACTACATTGAGGACAAAGTTGCTACTTGTTACCTAGTGTGAGGTGTATTTTTAGGCTTTTGGTTGGTTGCTAAGGCTTTGGCTTCAATAGTACACTATTGGAAGTGGTGGGTACCCAATCCCATACATCTGTGTGGTACAAGAGCTTTCTCCCTTGTTCACCATCCCTGCCGGGCAGGTATGCTTCACTCTGTCTAGCAGATGGATCTGAGACAAGGATTTGAAAAAACAGCGAATGTCCTGGACCTGAGCATCTCTTCCAGACGCAGAAAAATCACAAGAAAGCCACTGCACTGTGTTAAAGCTTAAATATTTCTGACAGTTATTTTAGGTAAGCGCAGAGTTGCTAGCCTTGCCCTGACTTGGGAAGCCCGAAGATGtcggaagaggaggaaaaacttAACCTGCGTCGCCTTGAGCTGGCTATCCAGAAGTTTATTAAAGTTGCAATTCCAacggatctggaaaggctgcggaAGCATCAAATAAATATTGAGAAGGTCGGTGTCTCTGCCCAGTCTGCGGGTTAACCGGGTTGAATGAAACGTTAGGCCAGTGGCAGCCAGATGCAAGTGAAGTCGAAGGGGCTTAGCTGACGTCTTGACTGTGGAGTGTGATTTAGCAGTCAGGAGAGCAGATGCACTGCCTAATCTGTGAgagtaaataaaaacagttgtGGCTCAGCTGCCAGGTGAATACGATTTGCTAACAACCTGAGTGGGAGGAAAGAGTTTGGATACACCTGCACTGAATATGAATCTAGGAATAGACAATTCTAGTTGGAGCCATTTCTCACCTGaatgtgcttcccccccccttccttttcttgGCTGCATTCTCAGCATGCCTTGAAAAGAATGTGTAGAGCCAAAATGCCTTTTCTGCAGTGGGAAATCTGATTGAGCAAATAATTAAAAAGGCACTGGAGCAGCTGACATTTTGCCCCCTGTCTGATCCCTATTAATTTCCCAACACGCCGCTGACAATTTGGGCTGACTGTTTTGTATAAGCGTGTTAACCGTTGGTGCTATTTGTTGTCTAGCCTTTCAGTTTACAAATGGTAGAGAATGTCTTCTGAAGAGGATGGGGAGTAGTAGCACCATCAGTAAAGGTGATTAAATAATTGCATCTGTGGGGGAAGGACATGTCTCTGTGGTgaagcctctgcctggcatgcagaaggtcccaggttcaatccccagtggcacCTCCATTTGACATGACCGTGCAGGAAATGATGGGGAGACCCTGGCAAgtggctgccagcctgagcagacaagactgacacTGAGGGACTGACTCAGAAGGCAGCTCCGTGTGTTCATTTGTCATAGggaaggggttgtggctcagagtctcttcttggcctgcagaagctcccaggttcaatccccagtggcatctccagttgaaaaggccgggcaggaggggatggggccttggtgagcagctgccggtctgagtaggcaatgctgaccttgacagGCTGAGGGTCTGATTCACTAAAAGCAGCTTATACCTTGGGgactcaggccgaggtctttcccatcccctcctgcctggtccttctaacgggaggtgctgctggggattgcaggccaagcagaggctccacccTACAGCCACAGCCACTCCCCACTGatacagtggccaaacccaggggccatcagggggTCCACCGgtggggccaaaactccagaagccctccccctcttgccccccagcaccaagaagacagagcatccctgccccagacagagtatccccccccctctgccttgtggctaagagctaCTCTCTGGCTTCTGCTCCATAATATCCACTAAGCtgattctttccttccccctcagTACCAGAGGTGCAGTCTGTGGGACCGGCTGCATGAAGAGCACATCAATGCGGGACGCACGGTGCAGGTAAGAAAGCGGTGACTGTAAAAGTCAAGAGAGAAACTCTAACTGGGGGTTATCGTGaatgtttttttgaaaaaaagaaacctgGAAACGTACAACCCAAAGGTGCTTCGCTtgtgacacaataaaatcagagtccagcaggggcacctttaagaccagcaaagatttattcaaggcgtgagctttcgagtgcaagcactcttcctcagactaaggacTGACCATCGTAACAttaggaatataaaagcaaaagttaatcttgtttatattagtaaactgtgtttgttaaaaaaaaacctgtgcaaGTTTCTCTGTAAGGCTGATGGAGTTCCATTGGGTTGTGACGTGAGTGATGCAACAAACACGGATGTGAGTGCGCAGTTTGTACCGTGAGGCTCCCATGGGCTCTCAAGAAGGGCCCGGATGAATAATCACAAACATCCTCGAGGCAAGGAACGTCCTAGACAAATACATGTTAGTACTCATTAGTTATCCCACTTCTCTGCTGGTGGGGAAATACCCGGCCAGGAAAGACTGACTCCAGTGGTGCTATGAGGCCTTGAACATGTTCCTGGGATTGAGTCTGTGCTGCTGGATTGGGGTTTCCAAGGGTCCAAGTTTGGGTCCTCGTCTGGCTGTGCCAAATTAGGGCTCTCCCCACGTGCCATCAGTGTAATTCCTGTTCCATTCGTCAtggagtagggcaggggtagtcaacctgtggtcctccagatgtccatggactacaattcccatgagcccctgccagcgtttgctcatgggaattgtagtccatggacatctggaggaccacaggttgactatccctggagtAGGGGACATTTAGGAAGTGGAATTGCATTGGGTTTTCTTGGAATTTTTTGAGAGGTGGGGGAGTTAGGGGATAATATTGTGAATAAATCCTCCAAACAGCCTGGGCAAGCATTGttaatataaaacaaaataatcgGTGTTTGAGTGTATAAATTCAGTTGGCTCCAGTTCATCACCCAgtcaaataaaagaataaaatctgtGCATATGTTGAAGACATTTTTAGGCTGCCTCTCCACCCCATCAGGGTCCACCCGGCAGTGAGCGTGAAAACAGTGCAATATGTGAATAATTAAAAAGGACATTTGAAATGATAAAAATGATTGAATAAGAACGCAAACACATACAGCCCGGAGGGCCAATAATGTGTCAGGGGCCGCCACACAATGCGAGGAAGGAGCCTCTGATACAGGCTGACAGACCTGAAGAGGGAGAGTTCCAAAGTTTCCGTGCTGTGACCAAGAAGGCCACCTGGCTAGCATCAGATGGCCACTTGGGGAGGTggtaggtcaacctgcccaaacaagggaagaaattttaaaagatttctaaGAAATCCTTTTCCTGGGGGCTGGAAATAGCAGGCACAGTCTGGGGTGGGTCTCCCCAGCCGCCACACCGTTGGAGGGTTAGAGGGAAGCTAGCTTACAAAATCCTTCTGTGCATAAAAATGCTATGAATTCATTCTGAAGGGGCCAACGGCCGACTCTCCTTcaccccgttccccccccccccggagaaaggGACGCGGGTTTTCCGCTCCAGGCTCCCCCTGCCGGGCCGGCCATGCTGCTTCTGACACCCCGAGGGTTTTGCATCATTGACCGTCGCGTTTTTAACAAAACACCTTTGCAGCAACTGCGAGCAAACATCCGGGAGATGGAGAAACTTTGCTTGCGGGTTCGAAAGGAAGACCTGCAGGCTCTGGAGAGGATGATCAGCCCGGTGAAGGAGGAGGCCCTCTCCGCCATCCAGGAGTTCCTGCGGCTCCATGCCGAGTCTGCCGAAGAGCTGAAAAGGCAGCTGAACGAACGCGAGGAGGCCTTGGCACAATCACCCATGACCAGGTCCATGACCATCGGAGGGGGTAAGAAGGCCTGGCTGCCTCGCAAGGCTTTTGAGGGGGTATGTTTgagtgagaatcatagaatcataaaataacagagttggaagggacctcctgggtcatctagtccaaccccctgcaccatgcaggacactcacaaccctaacgggggttggactaaataactcaggaggtcccttccaactctatgattctaaccctctcgctcatccactgtcacctgccacccccttggaccttcacagaagcagcctctccgtcagatggctctccagcctctgcttaaatatctccaaagatggagaacccaccacctcccaaggaagcctgttcccctgaggaaccgctctgactgtcaggaacttcttccagaggtttagacggaatttcttttgcattaatttcatccaattggttctggtccgtccctccggggcaagagagaacaattctgctctatcctctccatggatttctttttccatttgtattctgcccttccctgagggctgaTCACATCAGTCCAAATACAATTAAAAGGCCAAATGAAATGTAAGTCCAGTGGCCTTTTTAAGATGGAATAAGCTTtcgtcaaggtgtgagcttttgtgggcatgcgcTCTTCTGCagacaaaagctcacaccttgaagaaaacttccaaggtgcccctggacttaattttttttcttctgctgcttcagaccaacacggcaacccatcAAAATAAAGCAGAGACATTAAAAACCCTGCAGGCTCCTCCATTGAAACTGGCGGGAGAGCAATATGCTTTGCCTCGTGAAAGATCTCGCTCTTCTTTAGTTAGTGTTTGAAAACTCCCTTGCAAATCTTCTGACAGGAGTCAAGGTGAATGAAGGTCGTTCTGCCAGCTGTTTAAATAGCAGGTCCTGCGGGTGAGAACAGACCTCCGGTAGCATTTCTGCGGTGAGTTCTGCCTCTGTCCCCGGGCAGAACGAGATGCTTAAACAAAGCTGCTGTTTGTTCCGAGGATTGTGCCCTCTTTCAGCTCTTGGGCTGACCCCTGGCCCTTGACGCATAAGTAGGCATTTACTCTGGAGAAATTCATGCAGCTTATTGTGTTAGGACCGAGTTGTTCCTTGTTGCAATGCCACTGCGTGTTTGTAAGCCTGACAATCTCTCCGCCCAGAGACTTTTCACGACCCCGAAACGGAAGGCGCCTCTCAGAGTTTTAGCCAGTTGTTTTCTCCGCTGCCCGAAATCCCCCAGGATCAAAATGCTGCTGAATCGTGGGGAACGTTGGAAGAGGTACCTCCGCGGCTTCGAGCCGTTCCTTTGTGGGGCTTTAATCCGACTTTGCAAGGGACACGGGGGAACCTTTCTCCTTTCTATTGCAGGACTTGATCGAGCTCAGCAGTCTCGTGACTGACTTCTCGCTGGTAGTCAATGTGAGTATCGCTAGAGCCCGGCTCTTAACTTTACTTCCAGGTCGTACAGGAAGGAAACCCAGAGCTGAATCCCGTTGAAGCAGTAATGCAAGTTCATGCTGTAATGTTTCCCAGAAGTCATTGCCCCTGGCTTCTAGCAATTTCTTGTGTGCTGTAGCTCCCTTGTATTGGCTTGGGGGGAAATTCTCTTGTTTTGCCCTTTGAGTCACTTGATCAGAAGCTATGAACGAACTGTCCATAAGGGAACAAGCAAAAGCTGCCCTGAGAATCCCTGAGACGTTGGTTGGCGTCCTGGAACTCCTGGTTCTGGAACTCATGCCTCACTTTTTCGTTGTTTTGCATGTAGTCCCAGCAGGAGAAGATAGACAGGATTGAGGACAACGTCAGCGTTGCTGCTACGAACGTCGAGGAGGGGACCAGAAGCCTGGGGAAGGTAGGGCCTCGGCTGCATCTTCCGTGCTCTCCTGTAAAGTGACCGGGAAGCTGCCATT from Paroedura picta isolate Pp20150507F chromosome 9, Ppicta_v3.0, whole genome shotgun sequence harbors:
- the STX17 gene encoding syntaxin-17, translating into MSEEEEKLNLRRLELAIQKFIKVAIPTDLERLRKHQINIEKYQRCSLWDRLHEEHINAGRTVQQLRANIREMEKLCLRVRKEDLQALERMISPVKEEALSAIQEFLRLHAESAEELKRQLNEREEALAQSPMTRSMTIGGETFHDPETEGASQSFSQLFSPLPEIPQDQNAAESWGTLEEDLIELSSLVTDFSLVVNSQQEKIDRIEDNVSVAATNVEEGTRSLGKAAKYKLAALPVAGAVIGGIVGGPIGLLAGFKVAGIAAALGGGLLGFTGGRLIQRKRQKMIEDISCSCPDLPRQGDRQHT